A genomic region of Arachis stenosperma cultivar V10309 chromosome 9, arast.V10309.gnm1.PFL2, whole genome shotgun sequence contains the following coding sequences:
- the LOC130951201 gene encoding uncharacterized protein LOC130951201, which yields MAEDAKVAREAKLAQLLNQTFDHNNQIFSTPKIQRVPLFWRQKTSFYEYCIPKMISFGPIHHRNENLKQQGQHLKSQWASLYIEEYSKEVGPCNGNKQEAANYLYGVVGYNIGELKELFAEDVIEEYSDEELIWMLFEDGCSLLYYMDHVNAQHPEELNLKFDQLMYIGRDIPLLENQLPIKLLQLLSKTHGADLEYLITNFMSMGEGKRSRMTTITIPIRNHILDFLRSSYFHTEIEQNVPNQNGGIQMPPPPPRPRPRSSLVWQTYKNIRDLKKSGIQVKVNKSDEWKWHDITFTSRWFGGELTLPLWVFSNVTPYFFRNLIAYEMCPDFRNSFECCCYLSFMDSLIDNAEDVKELRSAGVIQNLVQSDEEVAKFFNDIGNDFPAKMFNQIYTTDAIPISKKYIQVRRQIQQHYSSRWRTFLAETRSTYFNSPWSLLAFLAALSGLILAVLQTWYTIHSPKN from the coding sequence ATGGCAGAGGATGCAAAGGTGGCAAGGGAAGCAAAGCTTGCCCAACTACTCAATCAAACATTTGATcataataatcaaattttttcaactCCCAAGATACAAAGAGTTCCTCTTTTTTGGCGTCAAAAAACTAGTTTCTACGAGTATTGCATACCAAAAATGATATCATTTGGTCCCATTCATCATCGCAACGAAAATCTAAAGCAACAAGGTCAACACTTGAAATCTCAATGGGCATCTCTCTACATTGAAGAATACAGTAAAGAAGTAGGTCCTTGTAATGGTAACAAGCAAGAAGCAGCAAACTATTTGTATGGAGTTGTAGGATATAACATTGGGGAACTGAAGGAGCTGTTTGCTGAGGATGTAATTGAAGAGTATAGTGATGAAGAACTGATTTGGATGCTGTTTGAGGATGGATGCTCTTTGCTCTATTACATGGACCACGTTAATGCTCAACATCCAGAAGAACTGAATCTAAAGTTTGATCAACTGATGTATATTGGCAGAGATATTCCATTGCTGGAAAACCAACTTCCAATCAAACTTCTGCAGTTGCTGAGCAAAACACACGGTGCTGACTTGGAGTATTTAATCACAAATTTTATGAGCATGGGCGAAGGAAAGCGGAGTAGAATGACAACGATCACAATCCCTATAAGAAATCATATACTTGATTTTCTTCGCTCCTCCTACTTTCATACAGAGATTGAACAGAATGTCCCAAATCAAAATGGTGGTATTCAGAtgcctcctcctcctcctcgtcCTCGTCCTCGTTCCTCCCTAGTTTGGCAAACTTATAAGAACATACGTGATCTGAAAAAATCAGGGATCCAGGTTAAGGTAAACAAGAGTGATGAATGGAAGTGGCATGACATCACTTTCACCTCAAGATGGTTTGGTGGAGAATTAACACTTCCTTTGTGGGTATTCAGCAATGTCACGCCTTACTTTTTTCGAAACTTGATTGCATACGAGATGTGTCCGGACTTTCGCAACAGCTTCGAATGTTGTTGTTACCTTTCTTTCATGGATTCCTTGATAGATAATGCTGAGGATGTGAAGGAGCTTAGATCAGCTGGTGTTATCCAAAATTTGGTTCAAAGTGATGAAGAAGTGGCCAAATTCTTTAATGATATTGGGAATGACTTTCCCgctaaaatgttcaatcaaatatACACAACTGATGCTATCCCCATTAGTAAGAAATATATCCAAGTGAGGCGTCAAATTCAACAACATTACTCCAGTAGATGGAGAACTTTTCTGGCTGAAACACGGAGTACTTATTTCAATTCTCCCTGGTCTCTGCTTGCCTTTCTGGCTGCACTTTCAGGATTAATTCTCGCTGTTCTTCAAACATGGTATACCATACATTCTCCTAAAAATTAG